The following is a genomic window from Patescibacteria group bacterium.
AATTTAATAATAAAAAGCTAAATATAGTTTTACCGATTGCCGCGATCTGCTTAGTTGACCTTCCATTCCGCTGGATTTTTAGAAGCAAAATAAAAGATCTGCCGAATATTTTAAAAGGTGCGACTTGGGGAATAATCGATGCCTTAAGTAAATATCCTAAAATAAGAAAGTTCTAGAGTTTAGAAATTTAAGCATTAAAAATTTAATAGAAATTAGAAATTGAAAATTAGAAATTCGCTATATATGCTAAAATTTTTCTTCAAATATTTAATTAAAGATAAAATCAGACTAACAACTTTCAACAAATTAGTTATTTTAAAATTGTTAAAACATTCCCTCAAAAAATCAGAAATGCCAGAATCATATCTCTATGAATATAATGCCAAAACAATTCAAAAGACACTTGACTTCATGCACAAAAAACAAGATACAATTGATTCAATGTGGTTGCAAAGAGGCTTAATCTGCGAAAATAAAAATTTTAAAGACACATCAAAAATCGCCAATGGTTCAACAACCACACTCAAACAAACTAATGGCAAAAATTATTTAACTGATGAAGATTTGAGTTTTATCGAAAAAAATGATCCAGAAAAAGCAAAGATAATTAGAGAAACACACCTGCAAATGGAGGATTTCTATAAAAAAGCACTGTGCAATAAAAACTTGATTTATCATCCTGAAGAATTAGCAAAAATAGGCCAAATCTTAAATCAAGGCTTAGCTTTTAAAAAAGATTTTACTTTTCATCGTGGAGAAATTAATAATTCCTTAAAATTATATTTCAATCGAATAGGGGAGTTCAAAAAAATAGATAAAACTGGAATTTTTGTTTTTGATGAAAAAATTGATTTATTAGTAAAAGGTTCGGAATTTATTTTTAATTTAAAAACTGCCAAAGCAATCGAGAAAAAAACTGGAGGAAAATTTTATGCTTTAAATCCTTTTGCCAAAAAATATATTGCTCCAAATGTTATCAGAGTTTTAAATACTGGAGTTTATGATTTGCCACATCTTGGCCATGCTTCAAAAATAAAGAATCTAAAACAAGCAATTGCAAAAAATGGCAAATTAATCATTGGTTTAACCAGCAATAAAAATGTCCGAGGCATAAAAAACAAACAAGTTGTATTTTTAGCAAAAGACCGTAAAACAATGCTTGAATCATTAAAATATCCAGATAAGATAATTCTTGAACCAGGCAATAGCAAAATCTTCAAAGAATTCTATAATTACGCTCAATTACCTTTTTATACAAAAACAATTTATAATTTTAAATCCATATTTAACAGAACGAACAATTGATAATAAGATTCTGCTTTTTCTGCGTTAGCTTCTGCGTTCTTCTGCGTCAAATTAAAGTATGCCCACATTAACAGAATTAAAAAGAATCTGCCGTAAAAAAAATTACCATAACTATTGGTCAAAGATTTTTTCTCGCCATATTTCCATTTATTTCACTTGGTTTTTTTGTCATACACCAATTACTCCAAATCAATTAACTTTTATTCAAATAATTTTAGCTTGGCTAGCAGGATTATCATTAATTATCTGGCAATGGAACGGAATTATCGCCTGGATAATTTTAATGCAATTATCATTTATCTTTGATCTAGTTGATGGAGAAGTTGCGAGATATAAGAAAAAATCATCTTTATTTGGTGTAATCTTAGATTCATTTGGCCATGTCTTAATTAATCCAGCAGTATATTGGAGTCTTGCAATTTTTGTCTATTATCAAACATTTGATGTCTGGATAATCTACTTAACAATTATTTTATCAATCTTTTTAATTTCTCCATCAAAACACGCTTTAATGCGCGGAATTTTATTTTTAACAACCAAAAAAGACAATCCAATCTATAATTACGAAAATCTAAGCAAGCAGTTTAAACAAGAATATCTTCCTCCAAAACAAAGGAATAGCTCTCTAAAACAAGTTGAAAAAATATTGAAAACAATCTCCGAATTTCCAAATGACATGAATATTTTCTGCATTTTATTAATCTTAACTCTAATTTTTCATAATACATTATTCACAACAATTGGCTTGGTTTTCTTTTCTGGATTAATAATCATAAAAGAATTTTACTTTTTATATCAAATCAAAAAGAAGAATTTAATTGAAAAAGAATACCTCAAGATTTATCAAAAATAAACTAAAAAACGTTATCGCCACCCAACTTTAGTTGGGGTTATATCAAAGCGAAATAATTTCGTTTTTTTGTTATCTTTAAGCCAAAAACCAAAAAATATTGACATTTTATTGAAAAAATGCTATCATTATATGTTCACTCAAGCCAGGGAGGAAAGAATGGCCAAGAATAAAAGACATGAATTGTTCGAAAGGTTGCATGAAATTCTTGGCAAATATCCGACTTGTCTCGAGACAAAGCCAGAAGATTTCAGATTCATCATGTTGAAACTTGCTCCAAACAAAGCAGAAGGTTTCCTGTTCGAAGGAAGAAATCTGAGAGATGACAAAATTTACAGATTTCTTGTATACAAAGAGGCAGAATCCATCAAATTCGTTCTTTCAATCGATGGTGAAATCACCAAGCAAAGCTCCTTCTATCCGACCGCCACAGAAATGACATCACTTTTCGAAGAAACTATCGACCACATCCTCATGTTCTAATAGACCCTAATCGGTCTTTTTTTATACAAAAAATCGGACAATCAGTCCGACTTTATAAACTTTATAACTTTAAGAACTTTATAGACTGTTAGTCATCACATTTTTAACAACATTAACTGGAATATTTACAAAATCCTTATAAATTTCACTTGCCGGCTTCCCATCCATGTATTCCGGTACTTGCAACCCCATATAATTCAAAACAGTTGGCGTAATATCCAAAATACTGATTGGTTTAATTTCCTTGCCAGCCAAGATATTTGGACCTAAAGACATAAATATTCCATCTTGATCATGATATGAATTTGTATGCGATGTCGTTTCCACAAAAAGTTTATCATCAAATCTTGCAACAGCCAATCTTTTTTCACCATTAACTTTAAAAATAATGTCTGGCGCTTCAGCAACATAATTTCCATGATATTGCTCTTCACATGACATTACTTCTGTAAAAACTTTATCGCCATTTGGATCAGTAACCAACTTTAATTTTTCAATAATTTCTGATCTTAATTTTTTATATTCTTCTTTACTGACAGTTCCATTATTCTCTCGACCTATCAAATTAATATTTACGCCCCAAGTTGATTTTGCGCCTAATTGAGCATAAGCAGTTGTATTTTTCCAATCAATCGTCTTTGTTGATTGCGGAATATTTTCTCTTATAATATTTTTAATTGATCTTGGAACAATATTCCTAAATTTATCAATAAACTTATTTTTAAATAATTTCTGTCTATCAAATTTAATTAAGTGAAAAAATCTGCGAAGTAGGGAAGTATTGCCTTGTTTTTCATGAACTTGTCTCCAGCCTTTTGCAACAACATCATTAATTTCTGATTTTTTGTATTGCATATAACCATTCTGATTCAACCAAGCCATGATATTAAATGTTTGATCATAATCATTAAAGCCATGATCAGACATAACAAATAATCCAGTTTCATTATCCATTAATTTCAAAATCTTGCCCATCAAATCATCAAGAGTTTTATAAGTCCTAATAACCTTGTCTTCTTCATGCCAAAAATCATGCCCACAAATATCTGAACAACGAAACACAATCATAGAAAAATCCCATTTTTCAGAAGTATAATATTTTTTCCAAATTTCATATCTTGCTTTATCAACTGAAACCATTGCATCAAATCTTTCTTCTCCGCCTTTATGTCGTAAATTTAATTCCATTGAATCAATAACATAATTTTGTTTTCGAAGCTCTTGTTCAAAAGACAATGGTTCAGCATATCTCTGAGTTGACAAAGATAATAGTCCGCCAACTAATTTGCCATTAATGCTTTCTGGAGGATAAGTCATTGGCACATTCCAAACCAAGCATCTCTTGCCATTTTCTGACAATATTTTCCATAATGATTTAACTTTTACATCAGAAAAAGTATGAATTTTTCGATCTTCAATATTGAATTTATGCGTTGATAAAAAATGAAAGATTCCATGTTTGCCAGGATTCACGCCAGTATAAAAAGAAGGCCAAGCTGGCACAGTCAAAAAAGGAATTGTACTTTTCAAAATTCCATGACTTCCTTTTTCTAAAATATGTTTGAATGTTGGCAATAAACCTTGATCACTATATTTTTTTATAGCTCTAAAAGTTCCGCCATCTAAACCCACGATTAACGCTTTTTTCATATATGATTTTTATTTTACTCTATATAATTTAGTCATAATATAATACGAATTTACGAATTATGCAAATGTTGCGAATATACAAATACGACGATTTGCATATTTGTATCATTTGCATTTATTTGTATATTCGTATTATATTTTCAAACAAAGACAAATACTTTCCACAAATTCTATCCCAACTATATTGTTTAGAATTATATTCAAATGAATTTCTGGCAAACAATCTCGCATAATCTGGATCATTCAAAAATTTATTTATGTTCTTTATGAATGATTTCGAATTCAGAGATTCAACTAAAACACCATTTTTTTTATTTTTAATTGCATCTTTGATGCCTTCAATATCAGAAGCCAAAACAGGTAAACCCCAATTTGAAGCTTCAATTGCCACAATTCCAAAACCTTCCAAATCATTCTTAATTTTTATATTTGGCATTACAAAGACATCAGATGCATAACAAACTCTTTTTAATTCTATTTCAGAAAGTCTGCCTAATAAAAAAACTCTATTTTCCAATTTCTGTTTTGAAATAATACTTTTGATTCTTGAAGCATCATTTCCAGATCCAACGATAAGATAATCAATACTTTCATCTAAATTTGGCATTACATTTTTCACAAACCAAGCCACGCCTTTTCTCTTTATTAATCTTCCGACAGTTATCAAAACTTTTCTTTTTTTCATCTGCTTTTTACAATATTTAAACAGATATTTTTTATAACTTGATTTAACTTTTAAATAAGACAATCTAGATTTATGCAAAGAACTCAAAACATCATTTTTATAAAAATCAACGCCATTTGGAATAAACAAGCACTTTTCTTTTGGAACATTTCTTTTCACACATTCATCAATTGTTGAATTTGAAACACAAATAACTTTATCCAAATGTTTTAATTGTCTGACAATAACAAATTGATACAAAGGATTTGAATAAGTCACATCCAATCCATGAGCAGTTATCAAAACAGGTTTCTTTGTTAAAAATTTCAAAATAGAACCTGCCATTGCCATAAAAGAATCGCAGAAATAAATCAAATCGCAATCGCGCGACATAAAAAAACCTTTGATTATAGAATAGGGAATAAACCAAACTAAATGCCATTGCGATCTTTTTAAAGCAATCAATCTTTTTTGACAATCAATATTCTCAATCAAACCCTTGCTATATTTTTCCATTCCACCAATTTGCGGTGGATATTTTCTAGTTATAAATAATACTTTCATAAATTTTAAAAGCACTTAAAATCAGCATCGTATCAGCGTTCGAAATCAGCGTAGAATCTGCTTCTATTTCCGAAATTCCATCCTTTTTATTTTATACAATATTTCCTCCAATAATTTTCTATTCCATCCAATTGCAGATCCTAACAGCCCAATCACTAACACTTGAAAACCAATCATCATCAAAGCACCAGCCAAAATCAAAGATTGAATATGGCCAGTTCCATTGCCAATAAGATAATAATATAAAAACCTAATAACAAATAATAAGCCAGCACCAAATAGAATAGAGCCCATTATACTCATTACTCGCAATGGTTTATAAATCGTAAAAGTTCTTGTTATAACCATCAAAGATTTTACAATGTGAGACGGAATGCTTTTGATCAATCTTGATTTTCTATTCACTTTCCTTGCACGAATTGGAACTTCAGCAATCAACATATCATGATCAAGAGCTTGAATTACTGATTCATGAGTATAAGTATGTTTTGATAAAATATTTATTTTCATTGCCGCTTCTTTTGTATAAGCTCGAAATCCAGAAGAAACATCATATTTTCTTGGCAAATCAACAACTTTATATACAATATAATTTCCAAACATGTTTCCATATTTATTGAATTTCGGCATAAAATCCAAATCTCGCACACATCTATTTGCAATCACAATGTCAGCCTTATTTTTCAAAATTGGAGCAATCAAATCAGGAATTCTTGTCTGATCATAGTGATTATCAGCATCAGTATTTACAATAATATCAGCCCCAAACCATAATGCAGCAGTTACCGCATCTTTGAAAGTAATTGCCAATCCTTTATTTTTTTTATGTGAAATAACATAATCAGCGCCAGCTTCTTTTGCGATGCTTGCTGTATTATCAATTGACCCATCATCCAAAACTAGCACTTCTACTTTTTTAATACCAAAAATCTGCCTAGGAATTTCTCTAATCACTTCAGCAATATTCGCTTCTTCGTTAAATGCCGGTATTGTAATAATTAATTTCATAGTAGAACTTTATGGACTTTATAACTTTAAAAACTTTATAAACTAATTATCATATATCATCTTACATTTTACCCCATAATAAAAAAAAATCAATCTTGACAGATTTAAAATATGTATCTATACTTATTTAATTGTTCCTTACCACCCACGAAGAGGAGGAAAGAAAAAGATGAAAATCGCCAAAATCAGAAAAAACAGAGCTATATCAGCTCAAAAAATCAGAGAAGACATGTATGCTACGCTTCTCAACTTTATGCTCGAACTCAACCAGCGTCTACCCTTTGACACAGATAGCCTCCATGAATTAGAA
Proteins encoded in this region:
- a CDS encoding adenylyltransferase/cytidyltransferase family protein, yielding MLKFFFKYLIKDKIRLTTFNKLVILKLLKHSLKKSEMPESYLYEYNAKTIQKTLDFMHKKQDTIDSMWLQRGLICENKNFKDTSKIANGSTTTLKQTNGKNYLTDEDLSFIEKNDPEKAKIIRETHLQMEDFYKKALCNKNLIYHPEELAKIGQILNQGLAFKKDFTFHRGEINNSLKLYFNRIGEFKKIDKTGIFVFDEKIDLLVKGSEFIFNLKTAKAIEKKTGGKFYALNPFAKKYIAPNVIRVLNTGVYDLPHLGHASKIKNLKQAIAKNGKLIIGLTSNKNVRGIKNKQVVFLAKDRKTMLESLKYPDKIILEPGNSKIFKEFYNYAQLPFYTKTIYNFKSIFNRTNN
- a CDS encoding CDP-alcohol phosphatidyltransferase family protein, giving the protein MPTLTELKRICRKKNYHNYWSKIFSRHISIYFTWFFCHTPITPNQLTFIQIILAWLAGLSLIIWQWNGIIAWIILMQLSFIFDLVDGEVARYKKKSSLFGVILDSFGHVLINPAVYWSLAIFVYYQTFDVWIIYLTIILSIFLISPSKHALMRGILFLTTKKDNPIYNYENLSKQFKQEYLPPKQRNSSLKQVEKILKTISEFPNDMNIFCILLILTLIFHNTLFTTIGLVFFSGLIIIKEFYFLYQIKKKNLIEKEYLKIYQK
- a CDS encoding alkaline phosphatase family protein, with protein sequence MKKALIVGLDGGTFRAIKKYSDQGLLPTFKHILEKGSHGILKSTIPFLTVPAWPSFYTGVNPGKHGIFHFLSTHKFNIEDRKIHTFSDVKVKSLWKILSENGKRCLVWNVPMTYPPESINGKLVGGLLSLSTQRYAEPLSFEQELRKQNYVIDSMELNLRHKGGEERFDAMVSVDKARYEIWKKYYTSEKWDFSMIVFRCSDICGHDFWHEEDKVIRTYKTLDDLMGKILKLMDNETGLFVMSDHGFNDYDQTFNIMAWLNQNGYMQYKKSEINDVVAKGWRQVHEKQGNTSLLRRFFHLIKFDRQKLFKNKFIDKFRNIVPRSIKNIIRENIPQSTKTIDWKNTTAYAQLGAKSTWGVNINLIGRENNGTVSKEEYKKLRSEIIEKLKLVTDPNGDKVFTEVMSCEEQYHGNYVAEAPDIIFKVNGEKRLAVARFDDKLFVETTSHTNSYHDQDGIFMSLGPNILAGKEIKPISILDITPTVLNYMGLQVPEYMDGKPASEIYKDFVNIPVNVVKNVMTNSL
- a CDS encoding glycosyltransferase family 4 protein is translated as MKVLFITRKYPPQIGGMEKYSKGLIENIDCQKRLIALKRSQWHLVWFIPYSIIKGFFMSRDCDLIYFCDSFMAMAGSILKFLTKKPVLITAHGLDVTYSNPLYQFVIVRQLKHLDKVICVSNSTIDECVKRNVPKEKCLFIPNGVDFYKNDVLSSLHKSRLSYLKVKSSYKKYLFKYCKKQMKKRKVLITVGRLIKRKGVAWFVKNVMPNLDESIDYLIVGSGNDASRIKSIISKQKLENRVFLLGRLSEIELKRVCYASDVFVMPNIKIKNDLEGFGIVAIEASNWGLPVLASDIEGIKDAIKNKKNGVLVESLNSKSFIKNINKFLNDPDYARLFARNSFEYNSKQYSWDRICGKYLSLFENIIRIYK
- a CDS encoding glycosyltransferase family 2 protein; translated protein: MKLIITIPAFNEEANIAEVIREIPRQIFGIKKVEVLVLDDGSIDNTASIAKEAGADYVISHKKNKGLAITFKDAVTAALWFGADIIVNTDADNHYDQTRIPDLIAPILKNKADIVIANRCVRDLDFMPKFNKYGNMFGNYIVYKVVDLPRKYDVSSGFRAYTKEAAMKINILSKHTYTHESVIQALDHDMLIAEVPIRARKVNRKSRLIKSIPSHIVKSLMVITRTFTIYKPLRVMSIMGSILFGAGLLFVIRFLYYYLIGNGTGHIQSLILAGALMMIGFQVLVIGLLGSAIGWNRKLLEEILYKIKRMEFRK